The following are from one region of the Dermacentor albipictus isolate Rhodes 1998 colony chromosome 5, USDA_Dalb.pri_finalv2, whole genome shotgun sequence genome:
- the bonsai gene encoding uncharacterized protein bonsai isoform X2 — MNSFARLSCSVSTVRVLFIKLSVTETITKTTTAGFHSAATKDVNKPRALLGNRAHLGSANHVSRRFRNRKILSWPTDYLPFEWSYPAPTDVIARSGDLVSDTGPTDPTMPFSGFELSDELKTASLEVKRVFSLQLANMRRELKDALAKAIEKRNKALKYLYRYDRERFLFVTHTLHITYTPAQLHHITLPVTKKGDLRRLTAEYCERIKQDKMNAFHEKLVAEQVAFLEEKCRAEEWIHAEGERLGLSEDERESTKYVGILDKVKHTE; from the exons ATGAACAGCTTCGCGAGACTTTCGTGTTCTGTGAGTACTGTAAGAGTGCTGTTCATTAAGTTGTCTGTTACCGAAACTATTACAAAAACCACGACTGCCGGGTTTCACTCGGCGGCAACCAAGGACGTGAACAAGCCTCGTGCACTTCTCGGCAACCGTGCACATCTCGGTTCAGCAAATCATGTGTCTAGGCGTTTCAGGAATAGAAAGATACTGTCGTGGCCCACTGATTACCTCCCGTTTGAGTGGTCTTACCCAGCGCCCACTGACGTTATCGCAAGATCTG GGGACTTGGTCAGTGACACAGGACCAACTGACCCGACCATGCCGTTTTCCGGATTCGAGCTGTCTGACGAACTTAAGAC GGCTTCGCTGGAAGTGAAAAGGGTATTTAGCTTGCAGCTCGCAAACATG CGCAGGGAGCTGAAGGATGCACTTGCCAAGGCCATTGAGAAACGGAACAAGGCACTCAAGTATTTGTACCGGTATGACCGCGAGCGTTTTCTCTTTGTCACCCACACACTGCACATCACTTATACTCCTGCTCAGCTGCACCACATCACGCTACCTGTCACCAAGAAAGGTGACCTCCGGAGGCTTACAGCAGAGTACTGCGAGAGAATAAAGCAAGACAAGATGAATGCATTCCACGAGaaactcgtggctgagcaggTTGCCTTCCTTGAAGAGAAATGCCGTGCTGAGGAGTGGATCCATGCAGAAGGAGAAAGGCTGGGACTCTCCGAGGACGAGCGTGAGAGCACCAAATACGTGGGCATCCTTGACAAAGTAAAACACACAGAATGA
- the LOC139060246 gene encoding uncharacterized protein, translating into MASILHHETNSPNCYCCHTAPKRPPQPASASTSSSTNDLDASLHELGMLSAVTNSRQDYVLEKLSHRARNMDSSPHHSGLCVLAMNSAYIADFSFMTSSVVPESPPSPSETVPLLTLRRPRIRALRRRHYFYQPYDYPWRQRLVDMLRTKEDESAAEFENGTDGVNKSNPGSPSKLTGTTSNTSATTVAGIVRSKSLDDLEVCAKECGTKEDIETVSRKISNLHVS; encoded by the coding sequence ATGGCGAGCATTCTGCACCATGAAACAAACAGCCCTAACTGCTACTGCTGCCACACAGCGCCCAAGCGGCCACCTCAGCCAGCATCTGCAAGCACCTCGTCAAGCACAAACGATTTGGATGCTTCTTTACATGAGCTAGGCATGCTGAGTGCTGTCACAAACTCTCGCCAGGACTATGTACTTGAGAAGCTCTCCCACAGAGCTAGAAACATGGACTCTAGCCCACACCATTCTGGGCTCTGTGTGTTAGCCATGAATTCTGCCTACATTGCAGACTTTTCATTCATGACTTCAAGTGTTGTTCCAGAGAGCCCCCCAAGTCCATCTGAGACTGTGCCACTCCTGACTTTACGACGTCCTCGTATTCGGGCCCTTCGTAGGCGACACTACTTTTATCAGCCATATGACTACCCTTGGCGGCAAAGACTAGTGGACATGCTGAGGACAAAAGAAGATGAATCTGCAGCTGAGTTTGAGAATGGCACTGATGGTGTCAACAAGTCGAACCCGGGCAGCCCGTCCAAGTTGACTGGGACCACTTCTAACACAAGTGCCACTACTGTGGCTGGTATTGTCCGGTCCAAGTCACTAGACGACCTTGAAGTGTGTGCCAAGGAATGTGGGACCAAAGAAGATATTGAAACAGTATCACGTAAAATAAGCAACCTTCATGTCAGCTAG
- the bonsai gene encoding small ribosomal subunit protein uS15m isoform X1 yields the protein MNSFARLSCSVSTVRVLFIKLSVTETITKTTTAGFHSAATKDVNKPRALLGNRAHLGSANHVSRRFRNRKILSWPTDYLPFEWSYPAPTDVIARSGDLVSDTGPTDPTMPFSGFELSDELKTASLEVKRVFSLQLANMRQIHEAKKHEFVKLCQRHPYDFDSFEYKVAHKTFLVRKLKELYHMNPKRRELKDALAKAIEKRNKALKYLYRYDRERFLFVTHTLHITYTPAQLHHITLPVTKKGDLRRLTAEYCERIKQDKMNAFHEKLVAEQVAFLEEKCRAEEWIHAEGERLGLSEDERESTKYVGILDKVKHTE from the exons ATGAACAGCTTCGCGAGACTTTCGTGTTCTGTGAGTACTGTAAGAGTGCTGTTCATTAAGTTGTCTGTTACCGAAACTATTACAAAAACCACGACTGCCGGGTTTCACTCGGCGGCAACCAAGGACGTGAACAAGCCTCGTGCACTTCTCGGCAACCGTGCACATCTCGGTTCAGCAAATCATGTGTCTAGGCGTTTCAGGAATAGAAAGATACTGTCGTGGCCCACTGATTACCTCCCGTTTGAGTGGTCTTACCCAGCGCCCACTGACGTTATCGCAAGATCTG GGGACTTGGTCAGTGACACAGGACCAACTGACCCGACCATGCCGTTTTCCGGATTCGAGCTGTCTGACGAACTTAAGAC GGCTTCGCTGGAAGTGAAAAGGGTATTTAGCTTGCAGCTCGCAAACATG AGGCAGATCCACGAGGCGAAAAAGCACGAATTTGTGAAGCTTTGCCAAAGGCATCCATACGACTTTGATTCATTTGAGTACAAAG TTGCTCACAAGACCTTTCTCGTAAGGAAGCTTAAAGAGCTTTATCACATGAACCCAAAG CGCAGGGAGCTGAAGGATGCACTTGCCAAGGCCATTGAGAAACGGAACAAGGCACTCAAGTATTTGTACCGGTATGACCGCGAGCGTTTTCTCTTTGTCACCCACACACTGCACATCACTTATACTCCTGCTCAGCTGCACCACATCACGCTACCTGTCACCAAGAAAGGTGACCTCCGGAGGCTTACAGCAGAGTACTGCGAGAGAATAAAGCAAGACAAGATGAATGCATTCCACGAGaaactcgtggctgagcaggTTGCCTTCCTTGAAGAGAAATGCCGTGCTGAGGAGTGGATCCATGCAGAAGGAGAAAGGCTGGGACTCTCCGAGGACGAGCGTGAGAGCACCAAATACGTGGGCATCCTTGACAAAGTAAAACACACAGAATGA